From Campylobacter upsaliensis, the proteins below share one genomic window:
- a CDS encoding HD domain-containing protein, translating to MINIKLIEHIFKAASISRWNDYPRMANLVELDKQAHKFIIAYFIAKMEKDVDMRVIIEGGIFEFLSRVVVTDIRPDVYHQIVRQKKDEVNHWVFSILEPMIENIENGEFLKRFENYIKGNDYPKERLILKAASYFATRWEFNIVYQTSSFLNDIEEIKNKVEEELEDYYELIGARKIALNQKIAKLVDLSGRLRFQKRWAQTPRIPETAVLGHMLVVAILGYFYSLSIKACDKRLENNFYCALFHDLPESLTRDIISPVKYGISGLHTIINDYEMQLINDKILPFVPEHLRAEFAYILGIREGRNGEDKWVKNEFENRTFKNGKIELCSGSLNICNENEFGAIDGKALKYCDKFAAFIEAGLSISYGVKSKELLSGFNEMFKFFSQNKSIEGVNFLTLCEELKKEFNIA from the coding sequence ATGATTAATATTAAATTAATAGAGCATATCTTTAAAGCCGCTTCTATAAGTCGCTGGAACGATTATCCTAGAATGGCAAATTTAGTCGAGCTTGACAAGCAAGCGCATAAATTCATTATCGCTTATTTTATCGCTAAAATGGAAAAAGATGTCGATATGAGAGTGATTATAGAGGGAGGAATTTTTGAATTTTTGAGCCGCGTTGTGGTTACTGACATACGCCCTGATGTGTATCATCAAATCGTGCGTCAAAAAAAAGATGAGGTGAATCATTGGGTTTTTAGCATTTTAGAACCTATGATAGAAAATATTGAAAATGGTGAATTTCTTAAACGCTTTGAAAATTATATTAAAGGTAACGATTATCCAAAAGAAAGGCTTATTTTAAAAGCAGCTTCTTATTTTGCCACGCGTTGGGAATTTAATATTGTTTATCAAACTTCTTCTTTTTTAAATGATATTGAGGAGATTAAAAATAAGGTCGAAGAGGAGCTGGAGGACTATTATGAGCTTATCGGTGCTAGGAAAATTGCCTTAAATCAAAAAATAGCAAAACTTGTGGATTTAAGTGGGAGGCTTCGTTTTCAAAAGCGTTGGGCGCAAACACCTCGTATCCCTGAAACTGCCGTGCTAGGACATATGCTTGTTGTGGCGATTTTGGGATATTTTTATTCCCTTAGCATTAAAGCTTGTGATAAAAGATTAGAAAATAATTTTTATTGTGCCTTATTTCACGACCTACCAGAAAGCTTAACGCGTGATATTATAAGCCCTGTAAAATACGGCATAAGCGGACTTCATACCATTATAAACGATTATGAAATGCAGCTTATTAATGATAAAATTCTACCCTTTGTCCCCGAACACTTAAGAGCTGAATTTGCTTATATTTTAGGCATTAGAGAGGGAAGAAATGGTGAGGATAAATGGGTCAAAAATGAATTTGAAAATCGCACCTTTAAAAATGGCAAGATCGAGCTTTGCAGTGGGAGTTTAAATATCTGTAATGAAAATGAATTTGGTGCTATTGACGGCAAGGCACTTAAATACTGCGATAAATTCGCCGCCTTTATTGAGGCTGGACTTTCTATAAGTTATGGAGTGAAATCCAAGGAGCTTTTAAGCGGCTTTAATGAAATGTTTAAATTTTTCTCTCAAAATAAAAGCATAGAGGGAGTTAATTTTCTCACACTTTGTGAAGAATTAAAAAAGGAATTTAATATCGCTTAA
- the trxB gene encoding thioredoxin-disulfide reductase: MLDLAIIGGGPAGLSAGLYATRGGLKNVVMFEKGMPGGQITSSSEIENYPGVAQVMDGISFMAPWGEQCMRFGLKHEMVGVEKISKNEDATFTIILEGGKSEVAKAVIVCTGSAPRKAGFKGEDEFFGRGVSTCATCDGFFYKNKEVAVLGGGDTALEEALYLANICSKIYLIHRRDTFRAAPSTVEKVKKNEKIELITNASINEVYGDASGVLGVKLELKNGERDLKVPGIFTFVGLDVRNEILKQDDGSFLCKMEQGGQVSVNLKMQTNIPGLFAAGDLRQDAPKQVICAAGDGAVAALSALAYIESLH; the protein is encoded by the coding sequence ATGTTAGATTTAGCGATTATAGGTGGTGGTCCTGCGGGACTTAGTGCGGGACTTTACGCGACAAGAGGCGGTCTTAAAAATGTTGTGATGTTTGAAAAGGGTATGCCAGGAGGGCAGATCACTTCAAGCTCTGAAATTGAAAATTACCCCGGAGTCGCCCAAGTAATGGATGGAATTTCCTTTATGGCTCCTTGGGGTGAGCAATGTATGCGTTTTGGCTTAAAGCACGAAATGGTCGGCGTTGAAAAGATTAGTAAAAATGAAGACGCCACTTTTACAATCATTCTTGAGGGAGGAAAGAGTGAAGTGGCTAAAGCGGTAATTGTTTGCACGGGTTCAGCACCTAGAAAAGCAGGGTTTAAAGGCGAAGATGAGTTTTTTGGGCGTGGGGTTAGCACTTGTGCGACTTGCGATGGCTTTTTTTATAAAAATAAAGAAGTCGCCGTTTTAGGTGGTGGCGATACAGCACTTGAGGAGGCTTTATATCTCGCAAATATCTGCTCTAAAATTTATCTAATCCACCGCCGCGATACATTTAGAGCTGCTCCTAGCACGGTAGAAAAGGTTAAGAAAAATGAAAAAATCGAACTTATCACAAATGCAAGTATTAACGAAGTCTATGGCGATGCAAGTGGAGTTTTAGGCGTGAAACTTGAGCTAAAAAATGGCGAGAGAGATTTAAAGGTGCCGGGAATCTTTACTTTCGTAGGGCTTGATGTGCGTAATGAAATTTTAAAACAAGATGATGGCTCATTTTTGTGTAAAATGGAGCAGGGTGGGCAAGTCAGCGTTAATCTCAAAATGCAAACAAATATCCCCGGACTTTTTGCAGCAGGAGATTTAAGACAAGATGCTCCCAAACAAGTTATTTGTGCGGCTGGAGACGGAGCTGTGGCAGCACTTTCAGCTCTAGCTTACATAGAAAGTTTGCATTAA
- a CDS encoding molybdopterin molybdotransferase MoeA, with product MLMSYETSLELLKAHIKPYEKVEKVALTQCLGRILAQDIKALKNYPEFPISAMDGYALKFDEQNKPLRVLGVTPAGKMPEFKVESGTCVKTFTGSLMSEGSDTLVPVENVELKEGQIYIKEAVKKGFAVRKVGESYQKDELLLARGTKLDYSEIALLAELGFFHISVFLRPVVGVLSSGSEIKDLGEALENPAQIRSSNHIALANLAQKLGCEARVFPLLKDEEKLTQSTLENALKTCDILITTGGVSMGDFDFLKKAVRAYKIIIDKVDIKPGRHIKIAQFEEKFILALPGFPYSAMVMFNLYAREILNAWLLQKKDYILHAFLEQDYVKKSPYLEFVACNVEFKEGKIYVNLKGKKDGSSAIINNLNNKAALMIVPKECEKVQKGTLVDIILMP from the coding sequence ATGTTAATGTCTTATGAAACAAGTTTAGAGCTTTTAAAAGCACATATTAAGCCCTATGAAAAGGTGGAGAAAGTCGCCCTAACGCAGTGTCTAGGACGCATTTTAGCTCAAGATATCAAAGCCCTTAAAAACTACCCCGAATTCCCCATCTCTGCTATGGACGGCTACGCACTCAAATTTGACGAGCAAAACAAGCCATTGAGAGTTTTAGGCGTTACTCCAGCAGGGAAAATGCCTGAATTTAAGGTCGAAAGTGGCACTTGTGTGAAAACTTTCACAGGATCTTTGATGAGTGAGGGTAGTGATACTTTGGTGCCTGTGGAAAATGTGGAATTAAAGGAGGGGCAAATCTACATTAAAGAAGCGGTTAAAAAGGGGTTTGCGGTAAGAAAAGTAGGGGAGAGCTATCAAAAAGATGAGCTTTTGTTAGCAAGAGGAACGAAACTCGATTATAGTGAGATAGCGCTTTTAGCTGAACTTGGCTTTTTTCACATTAGCGTTTTTTTGCGTCCTGTGGTGGGAGTTTTAAGTAGTGGAAGTGAGATTAAGGACTTGGGTGAGGCTTTGGAAAATCCTGCGCAAATTCGCTCATCAAATCACATCGCCTTAGCGAATTTAGCACAAAAATTAGGCTGTGAAGCTAGAGTCTTCCCCCTTTTAAAAGATGAAGAAAAACTCACGCAAAGCACCTTAGAAAATGCCCTTAAAACTTGCGATATTTTAATCACAACAGGGGGCGTTTCTATGGGAGATTTTGACTTTTTAAAAAAAGCGGTAAGAGCGTATAAAATCATCATTGATAAAGTTGATATCAAGCCCGGTCGCCACATTAAAATCGCTCAATTTGAGGAGAAATTTATCCTTGCACTGCCCGGCTTTCCATACTCTGCTATGGTGATGTTTAATTTATATGCAAGAGAAATTTTAAACGCTTGGCTTTTGCAAAAAAAGGATTATATTTTACACGCTTTTTTGGAGCAAGATTATGTTAAAAAAAGCCCTTATTTAGAATTTGTCGCGTGCAATGTCGAATTTAAAGAGGGTAAAATTTATGTCAATTTAAAGGGTAAAAAAGACGGCTCAAGTGCAATTATCAATAATCTTAACAACAAAGCCGCCTTAATGATAGTCCCAAAAGAGTGCGAAAAAGTGCAAAAAGGAACCTTAGTAGATATAATCTTAATGCCCTAG
- a CDS encoding molybdopterin synthase catalytic subunit, whose translation MFEIHKGALDISLIYTKWYESLRDKNCGAFLSFCGIVREEQSDETKGIVEALSFEIYEPLLKAWFKGWEENYKNEGVKFFFAHSLGEVKIHQSSYLAGVLSKNRTLGLKLLNDFVEDFKKSAPIWKYDVIKGEKIYAKKRSYKLKGAGILA comes from the coding sequence ATGTTTGAAATTCACAAAGGGGCTTTAGATATAAGTCTCATTTATACAAAATGGTATGAAAGCCTTAGAGATAAAAACTGCGGGGCATTTTTGAGCTTTTGCGGCATAGTAAGAGAAGAGCAAAGCGATGAAACTAAGGGTATAGTAGAGGCTCTTAGCTTTGAAATTTATGAGCCGCTTTTAAAGGCATGGTTTAAGGGCTGGGAAGAAAATTACAAAAATGAGGGAGTCAAGTTTTTTTTCGCGCATTCTTTAGGAGAGGTAAAAATTCATCAAAGTTCTTATTTGGCAGGGGTTTTGAGTAAAAATAGAACACTTGGTTTAAAGCTTTTAAACGATTTTGTGGAAGATTTTAAAAAAAGTGCGCCCATTTGGAAATATGATGTGATAAAGGGTGAAAAAATTTACGCGAAAAAACGCTCTTATAAACTTAAGGGCGCTGGAATTTTAGCTTAA
- a CDS encoding MoaD/ThiS family protein, which yields MVTIEFLGPINKPNLKLEISSLKELKEILKQDESLKEWLELCAICLNGVMVFDENVSLKSGDTIALLPPVCGG from the coding sequence ATGGTAACGATTGAATTTTTAGGACCTATCAATAAGCCAAATTTAAAGCTTGAAATCTCTTCTTTAAAAGAGCTTAAAGAAATTTTAAAGCAAGATGAAAGCCTGAAAGAGTGGCTTGAGCTTTGTGCGATTTGTTTAAATGGCGTTATGGTTTTTGATGAAAATGTCAGTTTAAAATCAGGGGATACAATCGCCCTTTTACCGCCTGTTTGTGGAGGCTAG
- the cueO gene encoding multicopper oxidase CueO, with product MNRRNFLKFNALSLASLGIAYANPMQSHHAHHSVNHTNLNTSFINFAPKNLKLLDPNIFPQGEMLKALPLLQNESKKRNFFRAKIDIEESEIELIKGKKTKFYTYNGSIPAPKIEVFEEDVVEIIVKNKLKEPTTIHWHGVLVPPEQDGNPHDPILAGEERLYRFTIPKDSAGTYWYHPHPHFISSKQVFMGLAGAFVVKAKKDALSHFEEKDLMISDLRLDENAQIPNNNLTDWLNGREGEFVLINGQFKPKITLSTKERIRIYNATAARYLNLRIQGAKFILVGTDGGLIEKPLFKDELFLSPASRAEFLISVPEGGEFKLESLYYDRDKMMVKEEPSTLFLADISIKKENIELPKALKQFKPLEEPKEFKEVIMSEDHTQMHGLMKKGEEDLKKALASMFLLNNKIYDLKRIDLSSKVGVVEDWIIINKSHMDHPFHIHGTQFELISSKLNGKIKKAEFRALRDTINVRPNEELRLRMKQDFKGLRMYHCHILEHEDLGMMGNLEVEDNGND from the coding sequence ATGAATAGAAGAAATTTTTTAAAATTTAACGCACTAAGCCTGGCAAGTTTAGGCATAGCCTACGCTAATCCTATGCAAAGCCACCACGCACATCATAGCGTTAATCATACGAATTTAAATACTTCTTTTATCAATTTTGCTCCCAAAAATTTAAAGCTTTTAGATCCTAATATTTTTCCACAAGGAGAAATGCTAAAAGCCTTACCTCTACTTCAAAATGAAAGCAAAAAGAGAAATTTTTTCCGTGCAAAAATTGACATTGAAGAAAGTGAAATTGAACTCATTAAAGGTAAAAAAACTAAATTTTATACTTACAATGGCTCAATTCCAGCCCCAAAAATAGAAGTTTTTGAAGAAGATGTTGTTGAAATTATCGTTAAAAATAAACTTAAAGAGCCTACGACCATACATTGGCACGGAGTTTTAGTCCCACCTGAGCAAGATGGAAATCCTCACGATCCCATTTTAGCTGGAGAAGAAAGGCTATATCGTTTTACAATCCCTAAAGACAGCGCAGGGACTTACTGGTATCATCCGCATCCGCATTTTATTAGCTCTAAGCAAGTTTTTATGGGCTTGGCTGGGGCTTTTGTAGTGAAGGCTAAAAAAGATGCTTTAAGTCATTTTGAAGAAAAAGATTTGATGATAAGCGATTTGCGACTTGATGAAAATGCTCAAATTCCAAATAATAATCTTACTGATTGGCTTAATGGTAGGGAGGGGGAATTTGTGCTTATTAATGGGCAGTTTAAGCCTAAAATCACCCTTAGCACAAAGGAGCGCATCCGCATTTACAATGCTACAGCGGCAAGGTATTTAAATTTACGCATACAAGGGGCTAAATTTATCCTTGTCGGCACTGATGGGGGGTTGATAGAAAAGCCACTTTTTAAAGATGAGCTTTTTTTAAGCCCCGCTTCAAGGGCGGAATTTTTAATCTCTGTGCCAGAGGGTGGCGAATTTAAGCTAGAAAGTCTTTATTATGATAGGGATAAAATGATGGTAAAAGAAGAGCCTAGCACACTTTTTCTAGCTGATATTAGTATAAAAAAAGAAAATATAGAACTTCCAAAAGCTTTAAAACAATTCAAGCCTTTAGAAGAGCCTAAGGAATTTAAAGAAGTGATTATGAGTGAAGATCATACGCAAATGCACGGCTTGATGAAAAAAGGCGAAGAGGACTTAAAAAAGGCTTTAGCTTCGATGTTTTTACTCAATAATAAAATTTATGATTTAAAACGCATTGATTTAAGCTCTAAAGTGGGGGTTGTTGAAGATTGGATTATTATTAATAAATCTCATATGGATCATCCTTTTCACATACACGGGACGCAGTTTGAGCTTATTTCATCAAAATTAAATGGCAAGATTAAAAAAGCCGAATTTAGAGCCTTAAGAGATACGATTAATGTCCGTCCCAATGAAGAATTAAGACTTAGAATGAAACAAGATTTTAAGGGGCTTAGAATGTATCATTGTCATATTTTAGAACACGAGGATTTAGGTATGATGGGAAATTTGGAGGTTGAAGATAATGGTAACGATTGA
- the nspC gene encoding carboxynorspermidine decarboxylase, with protein sequence MFYETIQTPAYILEEDKLRKNCELLAKVSEKSGAKVLLALKGFAFSGAMKIVGEYLHGCTCSGLWEAKFAKEFMDKEIHTFSPAFKDEEFDEIAELSHHIVFNSLHQFHHFKEKAKAKSLGLRCNPEYSLAPKELYNPCGRYSRLGILSKDLENTDLSGVSGLHFHALCEESAEALEAVLKAFEAKFGKWIAGMKWVNFGGGHHITKKGYDVEKLIVLCKKFSDKFGVQVYLEPGEAVGWQTGVLVASVIDIVENEKHIAILDTSSEAHMPDTIIMPYTSEVLNARILSTREGEQISSLKEDEVAYLLAGNTCLAGDVMGEYAFKSPLKRGDKIVFLDQIHYSIVKNTTFNGVILPNLMLYTKKKKLEMIRKFSYEDYAKRN encoded by the coding sequence ATGTTTTATGAAACAATTCAAACACCAGCTTACATTTTAGAAGAGGATAAATTAAGAAAAAATTGCGAACTTTTAGCCAAAGTGAGTGAAAAAAGTGGGGCAAAAGTGCTTTTAGCCTTAAAAGGTTTTGCCTTTTCGGGTGCAATGAAAATCGTAGGAGAATATCTGCACGGCTGCACTTGTAGCGGACTTTGGGAGGCGAAATTTGCTAAAGAATTTATGGATAAAGAAATTCATACTTTTTCGCCTGCTTTTAAAGATGAGGAATTTGATGAAATTGCAGAGCTTTCTCATCATATCGTTTTTAATTCTTTACATCAATTTCATCATTTTAAAGAAAAGGCTAAGGCTAAATCTTTAGGGTTGCGTTGTAATCCCGAGTATTCCTTAGCTCCAAAAGAGCTTTATAATCCTTGTGGGCGGTATTCTAGACTTGGAATTTTAAGTAAAGATTTAGAAAATACAGATTTAAGTGGAGTGAGTGGTTTGCATTTTCACGCTTTGTGTGAAGAAAGTGCGGAGGCTTTAGAGGCAGTTTTAAAAGCTTTTGAGGCTAAATTTGGCAAGTGGATAGCTGGGATGAAATGGGTGAATTTTGGTGGGGGACATCACATCACAAAAAAGGGCTATGATGTGGAGAAACTCATCGTTCTTTGTAAGAAATTTAGCGATAAATTTGGGGTGCAAGTGTATTTAGAGCCGGGTGAGGCTGTGGGCTGGCAAACAGGCGTTTTGGTCGCTTCTGTTATCGACATAGTTGAAAATGAAAAGCACATAGCTATTTTAGACACTTCAAGTGAGGCACATATGCCTGATACTATCATTATGCCCTACACAAGCGAGGTTTTAAATGCTAGGATTTTAAGCACGAGGGAAGGAGAGCAAATTTCAAGCTTAAAAGAAGATGAGGTGGCATATTTGTTAGCGGGAAATACTTGTTTAGCAGGTGATGTAATGGGGGAATATGCCTTTAAAAGTCCGCTTAAAAGGGGTGATAAAATCGTCTTTTTAGACCAAATTCATTATTCCATAGTTAAAAACACGACTTTTAATGGCGTCATTTTACCGAATTTAATGCTTTATACTAAGAAAAAAAAGCTTGAGATGATTAGAAAATTTTCTTATGAGGATTATGCGAAAAGAAATTGA
- a CDS encoding TorD/DmsD family molecular chaperone, with protein MNLENLRSARSLYYQCLGEVFSFSFSQNRLANLTQYLNAMNECIFDDTLKTNFAFLLESLKTPQDMQKLIKEYDLLFLALKSAIPTTFSYIEEGFENSNALLLVRQILIKSKLRRNEAFFKEGEDSVGFCFLLMSEFLREKSDDLAKELFEKLINPNIDEFLNLILANEAALLFKEIALIGTAFIEFERFCFELEKPIKTQNKKVQNDLSRSEFLRRETNKRRKLGKTQEIS; from the coding sequence GTGAATTTAGAAAATTTAAGATCTGCTAGAAGTCTTTATTATCAATGCTTAGGCGAGGTTTTTAGCTTTTCTTTTTCTCAAAATAGATTAGCAAATTTGACCCAGTATCTAAATGCAATGAACGAGTGTATTTTCGATGATACCTTAAAGACAAATTTTGCTTTTTTGCTTGAAAGTTTAAAAACTCCACAAGATATGCAAAAACTCATTAAAGAATATGATCTTTTATTTTTGGCTTTAAAAAGTGCTATTCCTACGACTTTTTCCTACATAGAGGAAGGTTTTGAAAATTCAAATGCCTTGCTTTTAGTGCGTCAAATTCTTATCAAAAGTAAGCTAAGAAGAAATGAAGCTTTTTTTAAAGAAGGTGAAGATAGTGTCGGCTTTTGCTTTCTTTTAATGAGTGAATTTTTAAGAGAAAAAAGTGATGATTTGGCAAAAGAGCTTTTTGAAAAACTCATTAATCCTAACATTGATGAGTTTTTAAATCTTATCTTGGCAAATGAGGCTGCCTTATTATTTAAAGAAATCGCTTTAATAGGCACGGCTTTTATAGAATTTGAAAGATTTTGTTTTGAGCTTGAAAAGCCTATAAAAACACAAAATAAAAAGGTACAAAATGACCTTTCTAGATCCGAATTTTTAAGGAGAGAAACCAATAAAAGGAGAAAGCTTGGAAAAACGCAGGAAATTTCTTAA
- a CDS encoding twin-arginine translocation signal domain-containing protein: MEKRRKFLKNSALALAGVGVLGATNVAFGEEKAENKLVRGKSKKKEVLYQRSANWEKYYIKAE, translated from the coding sequence TTGGAAAAACGCAGGAAATTTCTTAAAAACTCTGCCCTAGCTTTAGCTGGAGTGGGTGTTTTAGGTGCGACAAATGTGGCTTTTGGCGAAGAAAAAGCTGAAAATAAACTTGTTCGCGGAAAGAGTAAAAAAAAGGAAGTGCTTTATCAAAGAAGTGCTAACTGGGAAAAATACTACATAAAGGCTGAATAA